The following are encoded together in the Coffea arabica cultivar ET-39 chromosome 1c, Coffea Arabica ET-39 HiFi, whole genome shotgun sequence genome:
- the LOC113690254 gene encoding uncharacterized protein isoform X1 has product MEHMDKWEKEIQELRLLGASNEKANAGYLLQNVPDQSWRTCEICGAPAMNIAGEQAIEVNNGTGIATAASTAPMVFSDTRSYCHGRGVMNFLLGCMVFAFIISWFFHFKILP; this is encoded by the exons ATG GAACATATGGATAAGTGGGAGAAGGAGATTCAAGAACTACGGTTGCTTGGTGCATCAAATGAGAAGGCTAATGCTGGATATCTACTTCAAAATGTTCCTGATCAATCTTGGAG AACTTGTGAAATTTGTGGTGCCCCTGCGATGAACATTGCTGGAGAACAAGCAATTGAGGTGAACAATGGCACTGGTATAGCTACTGCAGCTTCAACAGCACCTATGGTCTTCTCCGACACCCGAAGTTACTGCCATGGTCGTGGTGTCATGAATTTTCTTCTTGGGTGCATGGTTTTTGCCTTTATAATCTCATGgttttttcactttaaaataCTGCCATGA
- the LOC113690254 gene encoding uncharacterized protein isoform X2, whose translation MDKWEKEIQELRLLGASNEKANAGYLLQNVPDQSWRTCEICGAPAMNIAGEQAIEVNNGTGIATAASTAPMVFSDTRSYCHGRGVMNFLLGCMVFAFIISWFFHFKILP comes from the exons ATGGATAAGTGGGAGAAGGAGATTCAAGAACTACGGTTGCTTGGTGCATCAAATGAGAAGGCTAATGCTGGATATCTACTTCAAAATGTTCCTGATCAATCTTGGAG AACTTGTGAAATTTGTGGTGCCCCTGCGATGAACATTGCTGGAGAACAAGCAATTGAGGTGAACAATGGCACTGGTATAGCTACTGCAGCTTCAACAGCACCTATGGTCTTCTCCGACACCCGAAGTTACTGCCATGGTCGTGGTGTCATGAATTTTCTTCTTGGGTGCATGGTTTTTGCCTTTATAATCTCATGgttttttcactttaaaataCTGCCATGA
- the LOC113733017 gene encoding pentatricopeptide repeat-containing protein At3g63370, chloroplastic-like has protein sequence MATLSLRLSPHLPFPPTSTINSTSSKTNGIPPFVKYPVKTFSLREICREGKLREAFRSFGNDLTSPGHSYKPPDEAYSLILELCAAQKALSQGQQIHGHVLKSKSVADAVFLDTKLVFMYGKCGSLLDARKVFDEMLELNIFAWNAMIGACVGNDRPLGALELYKEMRMLDFPLDAHTFPSLFKACAAVEDLCSGCEIHGLTIKLGFLSNAFVVNSLVGMYSKCDDIPAAYQLFSRTSVREDVVAWNSLISAYAASGMSTEGLGLFEEMLYAGVTPSSYTFVPVLQACEEPALGKLGRGIHAIVLKSGRHLETHVANSLVVMYAKNNSMDEAARVFSEMKEKDNISWNSMLSGYVQNGLYEDALCVFSEMKILVQKPDQISLVSMLAASGRLRNLSHGMQIHAFSLKNKMDNDLLVGNTLVDMYAKCGRTDYMHFVFDRMPYKDSVTWTTAISGCARNNLPMKSLQLFREINVEKMEVDMLMIGSILLACSDLKCHSLVKEIHAYFMRRGLYDLVTENTLVKVYGDCKNINYACKVFKLIEFKNVVSFTSMMSSYVDNGLASEALELVPRMKENKIELDCVATLSILSAAADLSALRKGKEIHGFLLRNGFIIEGPVASSLVDMYACCGIVDDSYKVFSSTLNKDLPIWTSMISAYGKHGYGKVAIDLFRRLESENLVPDHITFLAVLYACSHSALVEEGKKVFESMQEEYKLKPWPEHYTCMVDMLARANYLEEAFHFVTMMKAEPTAAVWCALLGACRVHSNEKIREIAASKLMELDPVNPGNYVLVSNAYAATERWEDVEEVRSKMKGKELKKDPACSWIEVGNKFHVFVAHDRSHPESDEIKQNLDQITEKLVKGGGYVPQTKYVLHNVEEKEKVKLLTGHSERLAISYGLLNTTYGTPIRITKNLRVCGDCHNFTKLTSKYLKREIIVRDANRFHHFRDGVCSCGDFW, from the coding sequence ATGGCTACTTTGAGCCTGCGATTGAGCCCGCACCTTCCCTTCCCTCCTACCTCTACCATAAATTCCACTTCCAGCAAAACTAACGGGATTCCACCTTTCGTAAAATACCCCGTTAAAACCTTTTCTCTCAGAGAAATATGTCGAGAAGGGAAGCTCAGAGAAGCCTTCAGATCATTTGGCAACGACTTGACAAGCCCAGGCCATTCTTATAAACCTCCAGATGAGGCCTACTCCTTAATTCTTGAGCTTTGTGCAGCCCAAAAAGCATTGTCACAAGGCCAGCAAATTCACGGCCACGTTTTAAAATCAAAGTCCGTTGCTGATGCAGTATTTCTAGATACTAAGCTTGTCTTCATGTATGGGAAATGTGGGTCGTTGTTGGATGCCAGGAaggtgtttgatgaaatgcttgAGTTGAATATTTTTGCTTGGAATGCCATGATTGGTGCTTGTGTTGGAAATGATCGACCTTTGGGAGCGTTGGAATTGTACAAGGAAATGCGGATGTTGGATTTTCCTCTCGATGCACATACTTTTCCTTCTTTATTCAAGGCTTGTGCTGCGGTTGAAGATCTGTGTAGCGGCTGTGAAATTCATGGACTAACGATCAAATTGGGATTTTTGTCCAATGCCTTTGTGGTTAATTCACTTGTGGGCATGTACTCTAAGTGTGATGATATCCCTGCAGCATACCAATTGTTCAGTAGAACGAGCGTGAGAGAGGATGTTGTGGCATGGAATTCTTTGATTTCAGCGTATGCAGCGAGTGGGATGAGTACAGAAGGTTTGGGGTTATTTGAAGAAATGCTATATGCTGGTGTAACTCCTAGCAGTTATACATTTGTGCCTGTTCTTCAGGCCTGTGAAGAGCCTGCACTTGGGAAATTGGGCAGAGGAATTCATGCTATTGTTCTAAAATCAGGTCGTCATCTTGAGACACATGTTGCCAACTCTTTGGTTGTTATGTATGCAAAAAACAATAGTATGGATGAGGCTGCGAGAGTTTTCAGTGAGATGAAGGAAAAAGATAATATTTCATGGAATTCAATGCTGTCAGGTTATGTACAGAATGGATTGTATGAAGATGCTCTCTGTGTTTTTTCTGAGATGAAAATTTTGGTTCAGAAACCCGACCAGATTTCACTGGTAAGTATGCTTGCAGCCTCTGGAAGATTGAGAAATCTGTCGCATGGAATGCAAATTCAtgctttttctttgaaaaacaaaatggATAATGATTTGCTGGTTGGAAACACCCTTGTGGACATGTACGCAAAGTGCGGCAGGACAGATTACATGCACTTTGTTTTTGATAGGATGCCTTATAAAGATTCTGTTACTTGGACGACAGCAATTTCTGGTTGTGCTCGGAACAATCTTCCCATGAAGTCTTTGCAACTGTTTCGAGAAATAAACGTGGAAAAGATGGAGGTTGACATGTTAATGATTGGAAGCATTCTCCTTGCTTGTAGTGATTTAAAGTGCCATTCTCTTgtgaaagaaattcatgcttATTTCATGAGAAGAGGCCTATATGATCTAGTCACAGAGAATACGCTTGTTAAAGTTTATGGGGACTGCAAAAACATCAATTATGCTTGTAAGGTTTTCAAACTAATCGAATTTAAGAATGTTGTGTCCTTCACGAGCATGATGTCTTCTTATGTCGATAATGGATTGGCAAGTGAGGCTCTTGAACTAGTACCTCGtatgaaagaaaacaaaattgaacTAGATTGTGTTGCAACACTGAGTATCCTGTCTGCTGCTGCAGATTTATCGGCATtgaggaaaggaaaagagatTCATGGCTTCCTACTCAGGAATGGGTTTATTATTGAGGGTCCTGTCGCCAGCTCTCTTGTGGACATGTATGCTTGCTGTGGGATTGTGGATGACTCATATAAGGTTTTCAGTAGTACCCTGAATAAAGACTTGCCTATATGGACGAGCATGATCAGTGCATACGGAAAGCATGGTTATGGTAAGGTGGCCATTGATTTGTTTAGGAGGTTGGAAAGTGAAAATCTAGTTCCTGATCACATTACTTTCTTAGCTGTTCTTTATGCATGTAGTCATTCCGCTTTGGTGGAAGAGGGCAAAAAAGTTTTTGAATCAATGCAAGAAGAATACAAATTGAAGCCATGGCCAGAACACTACACTTGCATGGTTGATATGCTTGCCCGTGCAAATTACCTAGAagaagcatttcattttgtgacGATGATGAAAGCGGAGCCTACAGCCGCTGTTTGGTGTGCTCTCCTCGGTGCTTGCCGTGTTCACTCAAACGAAAAAATTAGAGAAATTGCTGCTAGTAAACTTATGGAACTAGATCCAGTGAATCCGGGAAATTATGTGCTGGTATCCAATGCATATGCTGCGACAGAGAGATGGGAAGATGTGGAGGAAGTGAGATCGAAGATGAAAGGAAAAGAGTTGAAGAAAGATCCTGCATGTAGTTGGATAGAGGTTGGCAATAAGTTCCACGTGTTCGTTGCCCATGATAGATCTCATCCAGAGTCTGACGAGATTAAGCAAAATTTGGATCAGATCACTgaaaaattggtaaaaggaGGAGGATATGTGCCTCAAACTAAATATGTTTTACACAATGtagaggagaaagaaaaagtaaagttaCTAACTGGACATAGTGAACGGCTGGCTATATCATATGGGCTACTCAACACAACATATGGTACCCCGATACGAATCACCAAGAATCTTCGGGTCTGTGGTGATTGCCATAACTTCACCAAGCTAACTTCAAAGTACCTTAAACGAGAAATCATTGTACGGGACGCCAACAGATTTCATCATTTCAGGGACGGAGTTTGTTCTTGTGGAGATTTCTGGTGA